The genomic interval CGGCCACGATCACCACGATCGAGTAGACGAGATAGCGGACCCGCGCCTTCGGACCCGGCGCGTCGAACAGAACGGAAGCGCGTTTGGTCATCGGGCCACCTCGAATCGCTTGGCGAGCCAGCCGAACAGCAGGCCCATCGGCAGGGTCAGCAGCACGAAGCCGAACGCGAAGATCGCGCCGATGGCCAGCAGCGCGGCCTCGTTCTCCAGCATCTCCGACATGAGCAGCGCGGCCTCGGACACGCCGATCACCGCGGCGACGGTGGAGTTCTTCGTCAAGGCGATGAGCACGCTGCCCAGCGGTGCGATGACGGAGCGGAAGGCCTGCGGCAGCACGATGAATCGCAGATTCTGGCTGAAGGTCAAGCCGAGCGAGCGGCCGGCTTCCGACTGGCCCAGCGCCACGGTGTTGATGCCCGAGCGCAGCGATTCGCAGACGAACGCGGCGGTGTAGACCGACAGGCCGATGATGGCCCAGCGGTAGTTGGTGTCGGTGAGCTGGTCACTGCCGAGCGTCCAGCCGAGCGTCGAGTACAGGCCCAGCGAGCAGAAGACGATGATCAGCGTCAGCGGCGTATTGCGGAAGACGGTGACGTACGCGGTGCCGACCGCGCGCGCGATCGGAACGGGGGACACGCGCATGGCGGCGATGACGGTGCCCAGGATGAGTGCACCGACCGCGGAGAAGGCGGTCAGTTTGATGGTCACCCAGAAGGCTTCCAGGATCTTGGTGTCATACCGCGAGATCAGGTCGAACACGTGGGCGCGGCCCTCCGATCGGATGTGGATTTGCTAATCGGTTGGAACTGAGTGCGGGTGGTTCGAGGATCGCCCGAACCACCCGCGGAGGGGGAACCTCAGTAACGGTTCACCGTCGGCTTCTGGGTGGCCTGGAAGCCCGAGGCGCCCACGGTGGCGGCGATGGCCTTCTCCCACGAGCCGTCGGCGATCATCGCCTCGATCGCGTCGTTGATCTTGTCGCGGAGCTCCTTGTCGCCCTTCTTCACACCGATGCCGTAGTTCTCGGTGGTGAAGCTCTTACCGACGACCTTGAGCTTGCCGGGGGACTGCGCGGCGAAACCGGCGAGGATGATGTCGTCGGTGGTCAGCGCGTCGACCGAGCCGTTGAGCAGCGCCTCGACACACAGCGAGTAGGTGTCGAACTCCTGCAGCTGAACGTCCTTGGCGTACTTCTCCTTGACGTTCTGCGCCGGGGTGGAACCCTTCACCGAGCACAGCTTCTTGTTGCCGTTCAGCGATTCCGGACCGGTGATGTCGGTGTTCTCCGACTTCACCAGCAGCGACTGGCCGGCGACGTAGTACGGGCCCGCGAAGTCCACCTTCTCCTTGCGCTTGTCGGTGATGGAGTAGGTGGCGACGATGTAGTCGACCTGGCCGTTCTCCAGCAGCGACTCACGCTGCGGGGTGGGCGATTCCTTGAAGGTGATGTTCTCCGGCTTCACACCGAGCTTGTCGGCGACGTACTTGGCGACCTCGACGTCGAAGCCGCTGAACGAGCCGTCCTTGTTGCGCAGGCCCAGACCCGGCTGGTCGTACTTGATGCCGACGGTCAGCTTTCCGTCCTTGACGTTGTCCAGAGCTGACTTCTCGTCGCCGCCGCCACAGGCGGAGGCAGCCAGTGCCAGGGCGAGCGCCCCGACACCGAAGCGAAGTGCACGGGTGATCCTCATCGGGTTCCTAACTACTCTTCTCGGGTTTTCGAAGACGTTCAGTGGCTCAAGATCTTGCCGAGGAAATCCTTGGCGCGCTCGGATTTCGGGGCAGTGAAGAAGACATCGGGCGTGGCGTCCTCGACGACCTCGCCGTCGGCCATGAACAGCACCCGGTTGCCGGCCCGGCGCGCGAAGCCCATTTCGTGGGTGACGACCAGCATGGTCATCCCCTCCTTGGCCAGCGACACCATGACGTCGAGCACCTCGTTGACCATTTCCGGGTCCAGGGCCGAGGTCGGCTCATCGAACAGCATCACCTTCGGATTCATCGCCAGGGCGCGGGCGATCGCCACCCGCTGCTGCTGGCCGCCCGACAGCTGCGCCGGGTATTTGTCGGCCTGATTGGCGATGCCCACCCGCTCCAGCAGCTCCATGGCGCGGGTGCGGGCGTCTTCCTTCTTGATCTTGCGCACCTTCATCGGCGCGAGCATCACGTTCTCGAGGATGGTCTTGTGCGCGAAGAGGTTGAACGACTGGAACACCATGCCCACGTCGGCGCGCAGCGCGGCCAGTGCCTTGCCCTCGGCGGGCAGCGGCACGCCGTCGATGGCGATATCACCCGAGTCGATGGGCTCGAGCCGGTTGATGGTGCGGCACAGCGTCGACTTACCCGAACCCGACGGGCCGAGCACGATCACGACCTGCCCCTTGGGCACTTCGAGGTTGATATCGCGCAGCACATGCAGGTCGCCGAAGTGCTTGTCCACCTTTTTCATCGAGATCATCGGCGGACCGCTGGCGGCGGGCCCCGGATCTGTGGTCGGGGCGTCCTTGGTCAGCGTCGGCGGCGCGGAGGTGGTAGCGCCTTCGTCCCCGGTTGAAGCGTTCCCGGTTGTGTCGGGCGCGGCAGCGGCGTCGGTCATGGTCCAAGACCTTAAGGGGAAAACGTGCATTCGCCCCGATTTTGAGAACACGCCGCGCCGACACGCCGATGTGTCACATAGATGTAACAGTTCCATGTGATCAACCGCAGGGGGTGACGCGCGGAAAGCCCAGTTTGCCTACCCCCGTACCCTGGATGGGTGGATTGGAACGGACAGGTAGTGGTAGACGCACGCAGTTACGAGGTCCGCACCTTCGGTTGCCAGATGAACGTGCACGATTCCGAGCGCTTGTCCGGCCTGCTCGAAGACGCGGGATATGTGAAGGCCGCGCCCGGCGCGACGGCCGACCTCGTCGTCTTCAACACCTGCGCGGTCCGGGAGAACGCCGACAACAAGCTGTACGGCACCCTGGGCCACCTCGCGCCGATCAAGGCCGGTCGGCCGGGCATGCAGATCGCCGTCGGCGGCTGCCTCGCGCAGAAGGATCGTGACGTCGTCGTCCGCAAGGCGCCGTGGGTGGATGTGGTGTTCGGCACGCACAACATCGGTTCGCTGCCGGTGCTGCTGGAACGCGCCCGCCACAATGCCGAAGCCCAGGTCGAGATCCTCGAATCGCTGGAAGCCTTTCCCTCCACGCTGCCCGCCAAGCGCGAGTCCGCCTACGCGGGCTGGGTGTCGATCTCGGTGGGCTGCAACAACACCTGCACGTTCTGCATCGTGCCCGCGCTGCGCGGCAAGGAAGTCGACCGGCGTCCCGGTGACGTGCTCGCCGAGGTGCGGGCGCTCGTCGACCAGGGCGTGCTCGAGGTGACGCTGCTCGGCCAGAACGTGAACTCCTACGGCGTGAACTTCGTCGACGAATCCGAGCCGCGCGACCGGTCCGCCTTCGCGAAACTGCTGCGCGCCTGCGGCGCCATCGAGGGGCTCGAACGCGTCCGGTTCACCTCGCCGCATCCGGCCGAATTCACCGACGACGTCATCGAAGCCATGGCCGAGACGCCGAATATCTGCCCGCAGCTGCACATGCCGTTGCAGTCCGGTTCCGATCGGGTGCTCAAGGCGATGCGCCGGTCCTACCGCAAGTCGCGCTATCTCGGGATCATCGAGAAGGTGCGGGCGGCCATGCCGCACGCCGCGATCACCACCGACATCATCGTCGGTTTCCCCGGCGAAACCGAGGAGGATTTCCAGGAAACCCTGGACGTGGTCCGCCAGGCGCGCTTCACCAGTGCCTTCACCTTCCAGTACTCGATCCGTCCCGGCACGCCCGCCGCGGACATGGCCGACCAGGTGCCGAAAGCCGTTGTGCAGGAACGCTATGACCGGTTGATCGCGCTGCAGGAGGAAGTCTGCCTGGAAGCGAACCGCGAACTGATCGGCACCGAGGTGGAACTGCTCGTCGCCGAGGGCGCGGGCAAGAAGAACGCCGCCACCGCCCGGATGAGCGGCCGTGCCCGCGACGGCCGGCTGGTGCACTTCCGGCCGGGCGGCACGGACGAGACGATCCGTCCCGGCGACATCGTCGTCGTGGACGTCACCGAGGCGGCCCCGCACTTCTTGATCGCCGACGCGCCGATCAAGTCGCACCGCCGCACCCGCGCCGGTGACGCGCACGAGCGCGGTATCACGCCGAAGACGGAACCGATCGGCGTCGGGCTGGGGCTGCCGCGGATCGGCGCT from Nocardia goodfellowii carries:
- a CDS encoding amino acid ABC transporter permease — its product is MFDLISRYDTKILEAFWVTIKLTAFSAVGALILGTVIAAMRVSPVPIARAVGTAYVTVFRNTPLTLIIVFCSLGLYSTLGWTLGSDQLTDTNYRWAIIGLSVYTAAFVCESLRSGINTVALGQSEAGRSLGLTFSQNLRFIVLPQAFRSVIAPLGSVLIALTKNSTVAAVIGVSEAALLMSEMLENEAALLAIGAIFAFGFVLLTLPMGLLFGWLAKRFEVAR
- a CDS encoding amino acid ABC transporter ATP-binding protein; its protein translation is MISMKKVDKHFGDLHVLRDINLEVPKGQVVIVLGPSGSGKSTLCRTINRLEPIDSGDIAIDGVPLPAEGKALAALRADVGMVFQSFNLFAHKTILENVMLAPMKVRKIKKEDARTRAMELLERVGIANQADKYPAQLSGGQQQRVAIARALAMNPKVMLFDEPTSALDPEMVNEVLDVMVSLAKEGMTMLVVTHEMGFARRAGNRVLFMADGEVVEDATPDVFFTAPKSERAKDFLGKILSH
- the miaB gene encoding tRNA (N6-isopentenyl adenosine(37)-C2)-methylthiotransferase MiaB yields the protein MVDARSYEVRTFGCQMNVHDSERLSGLLEDAGYVKAAPGATADLVVFNTCAVRENADNKLYGTLGHLAPIKAGRPGMQIAVGGCLAQKDRDVVVRKAPWVDVVFGTHNIGSLPVLLERARHNAEAQVEILESLEAFPSTLPAKRESAYAGWVSISVGCNNTCTFCIVPALRGKEVDRRPGDVLAEVRALVDQGVLEVTLLGQNVNSYGVNFVDESEPRDRSAFAKLLRACGAIEGLERVRFTSPHPAEFTDDVIEAMAETPNICPQLHMPLQSGSDRVLKAMRRSYRKSRYLGIIEKVRAAMPHAAITTDIIVGFPGETEEDFQETLDVVRQARFTSAFTFQYSIRPGTPAADMADQVPKAVVQERYDRLIALQEEVCLEANRELIGTEVELLVAEGAGKKNAATARMSGRARDGRLVHFRPGGTDETIRPGDIVVVDVTEAAPHFLIADAPIKSHRRTRAGDAHERGITPKTEPIGVGLGLPRIGAPVLEPVAAAGCATGCAN
- a CDS encoding glutamate ABC transporter substrate-binding protein, translating into MRITRALRFGVGALALALAASACGGGDEKSALDNVKDGKLTVGIKYDQPGLGLRNKDGSFSGFDVEVAKYVADKLGVKPENITFKESPTPQRESLLENGQVDYIVATYSITDKRKEKVDFAGPYYVAGQSLLVKSENTDITGPESLNGNKKLCSVKGSTPAQNVKEKYAKDVQLQEFDTYSLCVEALLNGSVDALTTDDIILAGFAAQSPGKLKVVGKSFTTENYGIGVKKGDKELRDKINDAIEAMIADGSWEKAIAATVGASGFQATQKPTVNRY